In Bacteroidales bacterium, one DNA window encodes the following:
- the priA gene encoding primosomal protein N' — translation MKRITLFAELILPLPIEGSFTYRIPFELNDSVEIGMRVVVQFGKKKVYTALVRSIHEIPPTKYAPKYVLAVLDKKPIVNEKQFAFWEWMANYYMCTLGEIMNAALPGALKLASESKVVLHPEFDGDYKKLNEKEYLIVEALEIQNVLSITDVESISEHKKVFPLIKTLIEKKVILLEEELKEKYIPKIETYVQLVEDYQTEETLKELFYLLEKRAYKQLEVLMAYLNLSAQSQEQYPEIKKAILVKQVENGASAYTALEKKGVFVSILKKESRLQTKEAFDEVSNIHLSENQVAALDEIKTVFTEKDQCLLHGITGSGKTELYIKLIADTLAQGKQVLYLLPEIALTAQIINRLSRYFGKRVGVYHSRYNQNEQVEIWNKVLEKENVNVNSDSYDIILSARSGIFLPYSNLGLIIVDEEHDSSYKQQDPAPRYHARDAALVLANMHKAKVLMGTATPSVESYYNARSGKYGLVDLLKRYGDSSLPEVLVADIKEETRRKMMRSHFSSFLLKHIEEALERKEQIILFQNRRGFAPRLECEVCNWIPECVNCDVSLVYHKQHNRLKCHICGYSTAVPTKCGNCGSPDVKMRGFGTEKIEEDLAIILPKAKIKRMDLDTTRSKYAYEQIFKDFEERNIDILIGTQMVTKGLDFDNVGIVGVLNADNMLNYPDFRAFERSFQMMVQVSGRAGRKNKTGKVIIQTFSPYHSVIRYVIDNDYQEMYDSQILERRNFHYPPFYRLIRFSLKHKDFHLLNNAAQEFTDLLRKEFGTAVLGPEYPMVSKVRGLFIKDSILKLPKGKSNMQMKAIIKKCIMQFRELGIYNSARLIIDVDPY, via the coding sequence ATGAAGCGAATTACACTTTTTGCAGAACTTATTTTACCTCTTCCTATTGAAGGCAGCTTTACTTACCGGATTCCTTTTGAGCTAAATGATAGTGTTGAAATTGGAATGCGCGTGGTAGTTCAGTTTGGTAAAAAGAAAGTTTATACGGCGCTTGTACGCTCTATTCACGAAATTCCACCCACAAAATATGCTCCAAAATACGTTTTGGCTGTTCTCGACAAAAAACCAATAGTTAATGAAAAACAGTTTGCTTTTTGGGAGTGGATGGCCAATTATTATATGTGTACGCTGGGCGAAATAATGAATGCTGCTTTGCCCGGTGCACTTAAGCTTGCCAGCGAATCAAAAGTGGTGCTTCATCCTGAATTTGATGGCGATTATAAAAAGCTAAATGAAAAAGAATATTTAATTGTAGAGGCTTTGGAAATACAAAATGTGCTAAGTATTACCGATGTGGAAAGCATTAGTGAGCATAAAAAAGTGTTTCCCTTAATTAAAACCCTTATCGAGAAAAAAGTGATTTTACTCGAAGAGGAATTGAAAGAAAAGTATATTCCTAAAATAGAGACCTACGTTCAGCTTGTTGAGGATTACCAAACGGAAGAGACTTTAAAAGAGCTTTTCTACTTACTGGAAAAACGAGCCTATAAACAGCTTGAAGTTTTAATGGCTTATCTTAATTTGAGTGCTCAATCGCAAGAACAGTATCCCGAAATAAAGAAGGCCATTCTTGTAAAGCAAGTTGAAAATGGAGCATCGGCATATACTGCTCTGGAGAAAAAAGGAGTTTTTGTTTCCATCCTGAAAAAGGAAAGCCGCCTACAAACAAAAGAGGCTTTTGATGAGGTTTCGAACATTCACTTGAGCGAAAATCAAGTAGCAGCTTTGGATGAAATTAAGACGGTTTTTACTGAAAAGGATCAATGTTTATTGCATGGAATAACGGGTAGTGGGAAAACGGAATTGTATATAAAACTTATTGCCGATACGCTGGCTCAAGGAAAACAAGTCTTATATCTTTTGCCTGAAATTGCGCTTACTGCACAAATCATCAATCGCTTAAGTCGGTATTTTGGGAAAAGAGTTGGGGTTTACCATTCGCGTTATAATCAGAACGAGCAAGTAGAGATTTGGAATAAAGTTCTGGAAAAGGAAAATGTAAATGTAAATTCTGATTCTTACGATATCATTTTATCTGCTCGCTCAGGTATATTTTTACCGTATTCAAATTTGGGTTTAATCATTGTAGATGAAGAACACGATAGCTCATATAAACAGCAAGATCCTGCACCGCGTTATCACGCTCGCGATGCCGCTTTGGTTTTGGCAAATATGCACAAAGCCAAGGTTTTAATGGGTACGGCAACACCTTCGGTGGAATCTTATTATAATGCCCGAAGTGGAAAGTATGGTTTGGTAGATCTTTTAAAACGCTATGGAGATAGTAGTTTGCCCGAAGTTTTAGTAGCGGATATCAAAGAAGAAACTCGTCGTAAAATGATGCGCTCCCATTTCTCCTCATTTTTACTAAAGCATATTGAAGAAGCACTCGAAAGAAAGGAACAGATTATTTTATTCCAGAATCGTAGGGGATTTGCACCGCGTTTGGAATGTGAAGTGTGCAATTGGATTCCCGAATGTGTGAATTGCGATGTAAGTTTGGTTTATCACAAGCAGCATAACCGATTGAAATGTCATATTTGTGGTTATTCAACAGCGGTGCCAACAAAGTGCGGAAATTGTGGTAGTCCCGATGTTAAAATGCGCGGCTTTGGAACAGAAAAAATTGAAGAAGATTTAGCTATTATCTTACCCAAGGCAAAGATAAAGCGGATGGATTTGGATACCACACGTAGCAAATATGCTTACGAGCAAATTTTTAAAGATTTTGAAGAGCGGAATATTGATATCCTTATCGGAACCCAAATGGTAACCAAAGGTTTGGATTTTGATAATGTAGGAATTGTGGGCGTTCTCAATGCGGATAATATGTTAAACTATCCTGATTTCCGAGCTTTTGAGCGGAGTTTTCAAATGATGGTTCAGGTGAGTGGAAGAGCAGGTCGGAAAAATAAAACAGGGAAAGTAATTATTCAAACTTTTAGCCCTTATCATTCTGTTATTCGTTACGTTATTGATAATGATTATCAGGAAATGTATGATAGTCAGATTTTAGAGAGGCGCAATTTTCATTATCCTCCATTTTATCGTTTGATAAGATTTAGTTTAAAGCATAAAGACTTTCATTTGTTAAATAATGCAGCTCAGGAATTTACAGACTTGTTGCGTAAAGAGTTTGGTACGGCTGTTTTAGGACCGGAATACCCGATGGTTTCAAAAGTGCGAGGCTTATTTATTAAAGATAGTATATTGAAATTACCAAAAGGCAAATCGAATATGCAAATGAAAGCGATTATTAAAAAATGTATTATGCAGTTTCGAGAACTTGGTATTTACAATTCTGCCCGGTTAATAATAGACGTTGATCCGTATTAA